In the genome of Schistocerca piceifrons isolate TAMUIC-IGC-003096 chromosome X, iqSchPice1.1, whole genome shotgun sequence, the window aaacatatctttaccatcatttttttggttcagccacacatttcttatgaatttaacaatgtgtatggcatcaattaaaaagaaaagtgggtgattaggatcagatggatgtttaaaaactatattaacagctttatccagagaaaacattgacatggttttgctattgattttgttgttgtcagttaccacacaaaaaaccctatagcctattagttcaaggccatttattatggccagtagcacatcgtataatgcattagataaaatggttttcaccggtaaaatgtgaacaacatccctgtacaaagacttgacactctgcaacataaatacaaatgctgaatttgcagcacattcagagttatatgacatgcccaaaacactacctcctttatattccagataagaatttagatgaatttcatctacactcaaaacaacattgacatcatcgctgttcaagtattgaaatttctgtcttgcataggacaggaaattacttcccccaagcctttcgtgagatggattcacattaaatttgctgcagatcctacgcagagtgcttggatgtgacattttcattaatgagctgctacgtaaaaaattgtaagcatgagatgacattgaaaatagcaaacaatacagtatcataaatgtagaactaaacctatgattaaatttctttacatttatgagactaacttgttcatatataaagtctaccatctccttttcactctcctgtaaactgtctttcagcactcctagactgtctttcactatctctacaatactatctatagaagtttctgagtgcccacaatctgtgtctgaaaactcctgcagtacactgacaatttcatggatattggctacaattacaggaaaagatctttttcctaatgtcttaatttgtacatctttcttaaacaatgaaacatttaaattactatctataacgacagaatgtgtgattaatggggctggatttcttattatctttaaaaaacaaacaaaatcactgtgtttttcgatcacactccactcgttgggcaaatccacttccttcgtacgcaacatcaactcttctaaagaactgaagctgaaagtgttttcaTAGTCCTTCTGTGATGCTAAATTATATTGTAACGCTGCAGCTAACTGCTCATTTTCAAGCCTTTGCTTTTTCTCCTCTGGCCCTTCACGTCTACTTTCTTCCTTTGAAAGGTAGGAAGGACAGTTTGGGAGTAgtgatggaactgcatctggtcTCAAACGTGGTTTGAGAAGGGGGGCTCTTAATAACTGACCAGTCCTTTCATCCACAATTTGTGTTTCCCAAATAACATCATCCTTGTGGAAGTGAACATGACatacctgtaattaaaaatgaataaaaaatgaaaaaggtgcttacaactgaatgtgatgacaatattaatagtgtgaaaacaatttatgaatataaagttaGTTTCTAGTTCTAAAATACAAATAGACTCCCAACTAAAATGCAGAAGAATACTCAAGTGATAAATGTGGCCATGGCACAGTAACTCTATAAAACaataacactacaatatcaaaacacatgcagttacatgtcatggcaacaagctcttaaagagatggtgaaatgaagaaagtactttccccatcaaaaattacaaacattgagtaatgtttgtagcataattcaataacagtgacaattttttttataagttagCCTTGAAGCTCATACTTACAAGAGGGGTGGGATTTTTGCTTAATGTCTTGCTCTattcccccccaacccccacccccaccccacacacacacctcggaCACAAGAAAGCATGATGACACCAAACTCACACAGGTGTAATCCAAGAAGCAACTGtgacacagtaacagaataatacaaagtaattgtcaacactgtgtaacctttagaactatgaaatacttaaaggttgtgctttttatcagatagacactgttttgcttttcatatcagttcataacttacataaaaactgacagtatgatgaactaatacattgccacttatgtgctacctattaggctaaacatgagcacacaattactttcaagtaatttagctgtgtatctataagacagctgtgtaggccactggcatgtatctgaaattccagacccagaaagtaagaatttgtaaaatccacaagtattttttatatgttttcacagTTTCTCCCTTTGCATTTTGTGATGGCCTGTTAATCCATTCATGTACTCATTCATTTTTCCTGTCTATGGTTCACTGTTATGTCTAAAGCCTACTATATTCCCTAATAGTAACATTCCTTGCAATGACTTCAAATTCccaccaataatttattaaaaacaagcgactgagacactgtttttacttcattttcaatttctgggtacaccacattacttgtttttgaacaggcaacttcctaaagacttttacagcaaaaagaaacactaaatacagaagcagaatacatcgaaaatcgtctgtatcttaagtgcacgtacttaattataaaccgacttttattcctaacaacaggcagcataaacagtaagtataaagatatactgagatatttaactacgtaagtatgactgtgcttaggctatactggttgaacttgcagaatacagaattcatataacctataccagctaaactgtagaattgccagggcaagaaaacgaaacgctattttcttcggcacttattcagttaagatctgatatattagtcaaaatgtcgctgaccttccttactgcataagtgcctattctttgttttgattgattgattgatttctttattaatccatgtaacaatttacattgtgtggatttcgtcagcaaaatcatatacaatacaatatacctacaattatacacataaaattagtatttacacacatttttgaggtatcttaaattagttttatatccttgtgtaatttgtaattttcttatagtactgtacaatttttgattacatatcaaaattatttcctcatgtattacaatgcaggctactttaattacactacatgttttaattcagatagtccgttactgcgtaataacttttatttagtaaaaaaaattttagttttgttttgaactgtccgattgtgtcaatatcttttattttttggggtaatttattatataatttaacagcattgtagaacaagctctgctgagttttaactttatttttcctctctagatgcagatggaattggtttctagtttcatggctgtgtactaatgaatttttcatatagcagtcaatatttttttttacatacataacactttgaaaaatgtattcacaggggacagttaggatttccagcttttggaaatgttcaaggcagtgagccctacttccactcttggttattatacgaattgctcttttttgtaatttgaaaactattttaatatttttactgttgactccccaaaatattattccatacgtaataacagagtggatataagaaaaatatacagatctgacacatgtagtatcacaaactgcagtcagaattctcagagcatagcatgctgtagcgatt includes:
- the LOC124722155 gene encoding uncharacterized protein LOC124722155, which encodes MRKKWLSSIRRDNFTPSSSSRVCHVHFHKDDVIWETQIVDERTGQLLRAPLLKPRLRPDAVPSLLPNCPSYLSKEESRREGPEEKKQRLENEQLAAALQYNLASQKDYENTFSFSSLEELMLRTKEVDLPNEWSVIEKHSDFVCFLKIIRNPAPLITHSVVIDSNLNVSLFKKDVQIKTLGKRSFPVIVANIHEIVSVLQEFSDTDCGHSETSIDSIVEIVKDSLGVLKDSLQESEKEMVDFIYEQVSSSNSNVIVEQLSLLLQALLSATNSQVD